In one window of Meiothermus sp. DNA:
- a CDS encoding glycoside hydrolase family 13 protein: MRHYHDWEPFCVDPLRPELGQEITLRLRTPAKEGFLILERYGEVERRPMKAIRGGLEIRLPLYSSPLRYCFFLTQEKTYLAADGLRGALPRYDKFFHLLAQPTVPDWAVGAVFYQIFPDRFRNGNPHNDPQTGEWLYQGQPIVKKDWYEPVGYRPGEGPVQHYGGDLEGILEKLDYLQDLGVEALYLNPILPSGSNHRYDAHDYLNVDPHLGGNEAFDRLVEALHRRGMKLVLDGVFNHIGNTHPDFQKALHDPTAPEAGQFTFYADGSYAAFFGVKTLPKLDYANPLTVERWLDGYHAPVRHWIRKGADGWRLDVAHQMGEGGTDRRNAELLRLIKHNSVEENPEALVFGELFFDTLPTLRAHTLDGSMHYAGFANPLMEWLSGKNVYGWEVSVSTQELWETLWDHYAALPLQLRQSMYTLISSHDIPRALWRLKGDVERFKLALGILLTFPGAPGLYYGDEIGLDQANPYTDWNGDPMCRGTFPWDERRWNQEVLTWTKKLIWLKKNTPALRRGGLQPLQVSEKLLGYKRLYEGEEVWVYAALEPTEVPLPQAENLLTGQRVGGSVQLLGLGIFRLLR, encoded by the coding sequence ATGAGGCACTACCACGACTGGGAACCTTTCTGTGTAGACCCCCTTAGACCAGAGCTGGGACAGGAAATCACCCTGCGGCTAAGAACACCGGCCAAAGAGGGTTTTTTGATCCTCGAGCGTTACGGCGAGGTGGAGCGCCGGCCCATGAAGGCCATAAGGGGTGGGCTAGAAATCCGGCTTCCCCTCTACAGCTCGCCCCTGCGCTACTGCTTCTTCCTGACCCAAGAAAAAACGTACCTGGCCGCGGATGGGCTGCGCGGGGCCCTGCCGCGCTACGACAAGTTTTTTCACCTGCTGGCCCAACCCACCGTACCGGACTGGGCGGTGGGAGCGGTGTTCTATCAGATATTTCCCGACCGCTTCCGCAACGGCAACCCCCACAACGACCCGCAAACCGGCGAGTGGCTCTACCAGGGGCAGCCCATCGTGAAGAAAGACTGGTACGAACCGGTAGGCTACAGGCCGGGCGAGGGGCCTGTGCAGCACTACGGCGGCGACCTCGAGGGCATCCTGGAAAAGCTGGACTACCTGCAAGACCTGGGCGTCGAGGCCCTATACCTTAATCCCATCCTGCCCTCGGGTTCCAACCACCGCTACGATGCCCACGATTACCTGAATGTGGACCCCCACCTAGGCGGCAACGAAGCCTTTGACCGGCTGGTGGAGGCTCTGCACCGCCGGGGCATGAAGCTGGTACTGGACGGAGTGTTCAACCATATTGGCAACACCCACCCCGACTTCCAGAAAGCCCTGCACGACCCCACCGCCCCCGAGGCCGGACAGTTCACCTTTTACGCCGACGGCTCCTATGCGGCCTTCTTTGGGGTCAAGACCCTGCCCAAGCTGGACTACGCCAACCCCCTCACGGTCGAGCGCTGGCTGGACGGCTACCACGCCCCGGTGCGGCACTGGATTCGCAAGGGGGCCGACGGCTGGCGGCTGGATGTGGCCCACCAGATGGGCGAGGGGGGCACCGACCGCCGCAACGCTGAACTCCTGCGGCTCATCAAGCACAACAGCGTGGAGGAAAACCCCGAGGCCTTGGTGTTTGGCGAGCTATTCTTCGACACCCTGCCCACCCTGCGGGCCCACACCCTGGATGGCTCCATGCACTACGCAGGTTTTGCCAACCCCCTGATGGAGTGGCTGTCGGGGAAAAATGTGTACGGCTGGGAGGTTTCGGTTTCCACGCAGGAACTCTGGGAAACCCTGTGGGATCACTATGCGGCCCTGCCGCTCCAGCTCCGCCAGAGCATGTACACCCTGATCAGCAGCCACGATATCCCCCGCGCACTCTGGCGGCTCAAGGGGGATGTGGAGCGGTTCAAGCTGGCTTTGGGCATCTTGCTGACCTTTCCGGGTGCGCCGGGCCTTTACTACGGTGACGAAATTGGCCTCGACCAGGCCAACCCCTACACAGACTGGAACGGCGACCCCATGTGCCGGGGAACGTTTCCCTGGGACGAGCGCAGGTGGAACCAAGAAGTGCTGACCTGGACAAAAAAACTTATCTGGCTCAAGAAAAATACTCCGGCCCTGCGCCGAGGCGGCTTGCAACCCCTGCAGGTTTCGGAAAAGCTACTGGGCTACAAGCGCCTCTACGAAGGCGAGGAGGTATGGGTGTACGCGGCTTTGGAGCCCACCGAAGTGCCACTTCCCCAGGCCGAGAATCTATTGACCGGTCAAAGGGTAGGGGGCTCTGTTCAGCTTTTGGGTTTGGGGATTTTTCGCTTGCTGCGGTAG
- a CDS encoding endonuclease MutS2: MRGISESLDFDRVREALAERASTFMGREALLSLQPRATLEEAQAQQATVAEALAYPYRLGGISDLRPALAAAREGLRLEGLQLREVAASLEAAVALKHELLEIGEHLKALAARIGEHTYFLRRIRECLDEAGHVRDEATPRLREIRRRLNPLREQIQDRLHQLMDRQPEAIQERFITLRRERYVIPVKASFQHKIPGIILDQSDSGLTMYMEPSSVVPLNNQLASLRLEEEAEVNRVLFELSAILGGDLEFDETLHALTELDIARAAASLAEDWNLARPQLNQEGHYLLKSARHPLIKNPVSNDLALSAERRILLVTGPNMGGKTALLKTLGLAVLMAQCGLFVAAEAAELAFPDRLFVDIGDQQSLQESLSTFAAHVLKLKEVLQAATPHSLVLIDELGSGTDPEEGAALAQAFVEGLLKKGVRGLITTHLSPLKAFAQDTPGVQNASMRFDLEHLRPTYELVVGAPGRSYALSIARRLGFPQAQLERAEALLGPEGGRLERLLAALEVERERLREARQVAEHQQQRVKGLEQELTRQLAELTQNKERLLEEARTQAEQVVREAQERIRQTRERSKTQGQGQVMQELIQLRSRYQRPEKTATPRPGLQPGSVVEVPEYGGQGTIVELRGQEAVLQMGAVRLTVPIARLQPREEPKSRKSEGRVQHKAKIASELNLRGLTVEEALLAVDDYLAEAKATATTPVRLLHGKGTGALRNALRDSLKRDRRVETFHDAVPYEGGHGVTVVHLRV; encoded by the coding sequence ATGCGAGGGATATCCGAATCGCTGGATTTTGATCGTGTCCGTGAGGCGCTGGCCGAGCGGGCCTCTACCTTTATGGGCCGGGAGGCGCTCCTGAGCCTACAACCCCGGGCCACCCTCGAGGAGGCCCAGGCCCAGCAGGCCACCGTGGCCGAGGCCCTGGCCTACCCCTATCGGCTGGGGGGCATCTCCGATCTACGACCCGCCCTGGCAGCCGCCAGGGAAGGACTGCGGCTGGAAGGGTTGCAGCTGCGCGAAGTGGCCGCCAGCCTGGAAGCAGCGGTGGCCCTCAAGCACGAGCTTTTGGAGATTGGCGAGCATTTGAAGGCCCTGGCAGCCCGCATCGGGGAGCACACCTACTTCCTGCGGCGCATCCGGGAGTGCCTGGACGAAGCGGGCCATGTGCGCGACGAGGCCACCCCCCGGCTGCGGGAAATCCGTCGGCGGCTGAACCCTTTGCGCGAGCAGATTCAGGACAGGCTGCACCAGTTGATGGATCGGCAGCCAGAGGCCATCCAGGAGCGCTTCATCACCTTGCGGCGCGAGCGCTATGTGATTCCGGTCAAGGCCAGCTTCCAGCACAAAATTCCGGGCATCATCCTGGATCAGTCCGACTCGGGGCTCACCATGTACATGGAGCCGTCCTCGGTGGTGCCCCTCAACAACCAACTCGCCAGCCTGCGGCTCGAGGAAGAAGCCGAGGTCAACCGGGTGCTCTTCGAGCTATCGGCCATTCTGGGGGGCGACCTCGAGTTCGATGAAACCCTCCATGCCCTCACCGAACTCGACATCGCCCGCGCTGCTGCGAGCCTGGCCGAGGACTGGAACCTGGCACGACCCCAGCTGAACCAGGAGGGGCATTACCTTCTCAAGTCCGCCCGCCATCCGCTTATCAAAAATCCCGTCAGCAACGATCTGGCTCTCTCAGCAGAAAGGCGAATCTTACTGGTCACCGGCCCCAACATGGGGGGCAAGACCGCCCTCTTGAAAACCCTGGGCCTGGCCGTGCTGATGGCCCAGTGTGGGCTGTTTGTGGCCGCCGAAGCCGCCGAACTGGCCTTCCCGGACAGACTGTTTGTGGACATCGGCGACCAGCAGTCGCTCCAGGAAAGCCTCTCCACCTTCGCGGCCCACGTGCTCAAACTCAAAGAGGTACTGCAAGCAGCCACCCCCCACAGCCTGGTGCTGATCGACGAGCTCGGCTCGGGCACCGACCCCGAGGAGGGTGCAGCGCTCGCGCAAGCCTTTGTGGAGGGGTTACTGAAAAAGGGGGTGCGCGGGCTGATTACCACCCACCTTTCCCCCCTGAAGGCTTTTGCCCAGGACACTCCGGGTGTGCAAAACGCCTCCATGCGCTTTGATCTGGAGCACCTGAGACCCACCTACGAACTGGTAGTAGGGGCGCCGGGGCGCAGCTATGCCCTCTCGATTGCCCGGCGGCTGGGCTTTCCACAGGCCCAGCTCGAGCGGGCCGAGGCCCTGTTGGGACCCGAAGGGGGTCGACTGGAGCGCTTGCTGGCTGCGCTCGAGGTCGAACGTGAACGTTTGAGGGAAGCGCGGCAGGTAGCCGAGCACCAGCAGCAAAGGGTCAAGGGCTTGGAGCAGGAGCTGACCCGGCAGCTCGCCGAACTAACGCAAAACAAGGAACGCTTGCTCGAGGAAGCCCGCACCCAGGCCGAACAGGTGGTAAGGGAAGCGCAAGAACGCATCCGCCAGACCCGTGAGCGCAGCAAAACCCAGGGCCAGGGGCAGGTTATGCAGGAGCTTATTCAGCTTCGGAGCCGCTACCAACGCCCAGAAAAAACCGCAACACCCAGGCCGGGCTTACAACCAGGGTCTGTGGTGGAGGTGCCCGAGTATGGGGGCCAGGGAACCATTGTGGAGCTCCGGGGTCAGGAAGCCGTGCTGCAAATGGGTGCGGTGCGGCTTACCGTGCCCATCGCGCGATTGCAACCCAGGGAGGAACCCAAATCCCGCAAATCGGAGGGCCGTGTCCAGCACAAAGCCAAAATTGCCAGCGAACTTAACCTGCGGGGGCTGACGGTGGAGGAAGCCTTGCTGGCCGTGGACGATTATCTGGCCGAAGCCAAGGCCACCGCCACTACCCCTGTGCGCCTCTTGCATGGCAAGGGCACAGGTGCCTTGCGCAACGCCTTGCGCGATTCGCTCAAACGTGACCGCCGGGTAGAAACTTTCCACGATGCTGTCCCGTACGAGGGTGGGCATGGGGTCACGGTGGTCCATTTGCGGGTTTAG
- a CDS encoding sugar ABC transporter permease, with protein MAALSRYLGWALLSLMAAWVLFVYFPGLLARIQPNTPPGFIRIENGWVYALSGLLIIIGLILAYAWLVTYINNSRTRRKRSFWPLFGQGLTHLFMFLVLVFAYYPVLQILAASFDPRNTLYRILPPASDNLLVRARVIPDFSQLSWENYAKLFDGFILYPYQAVLLAIAALCLVLVIAMAAYRRIIGDDRTDSSWALLQGRSLTIFAILSFILVIFLSPAQFTGQGTEAKFVLWVRNTLFVSGITGILAVLLTATAGYAFARFNFPGRYTMLLVFIFIQMFPGFLGLVATYILISNLGLLNTFTGLVLAYSGGIISFGTWVYKGFLESISKSLEEAALIDGASKWQVFTKILMPLSAPMFVFIFLLQFVGTYSEFIVANLFLTGVESWTVGMGLRNFTTGQFSTRWGLFAAAAVLGSLPILLTFYGFQRYFVSGYTAGSVKE; from the coding sequence ATGGCTGCCCTTTCACGTTATCTCGGCTGGGCGCTGCTCAGCCTCATGGCTGCCTGGGTGCTTTTTGTCTACTTCCCCGGCCTCCTGGCCCGCATTCAGCCCAACACCCCTCCAGGTTTTATTCGCATCGAGAACGGCTGGGTTTATGCCCTGAGCGGCCTCCTGATTATCATCGGGCTGATTCTGGCCTACGCCTGGCTGGTCACCTATATCAACAACAGCCGCACCCGTCGCAAGCGCAGCTTCTGGCCCCTCTTTGGGCAGGGCCTCACCCACCTGTTCATGTTTTTGGTGCTGGTCTTTGCCTATTATCCAGTGCTGCAAATTCTGGCCGCCTCCTTCGACCCCCGCAATACCCTTTATCGCATTCTGCCCCCAGCCAGCGACAACCTGCTGGTGCGGGCCCGGGTGATACCGGACTTCTCGCAACTTAGCTGGGAAAACTACGCCAAGCTTTTCGATGGCTTTATCCTCTACCCTTACCAGGCGGTCTTGCTGGCGATTGCAGCCCTATGCCTGGTTCTTGTCATTGCCATGGCTGCCTATCGCCGTATCATTGGGGACGACCGAACCGATAGTTCCTGGGCCTTGCTACAAGGACGCAGCCTGACGATCTTTGCCATCCTCAGCTTCATCCTGGTCATCTTCCTCTCCCCTGCCCAGTTCACCGGCCAGGGCACCGAGGCCAAGTTTGTGCTGTGGGTGCGCAACACCTTGTTTGTTTCAGGCATTACTGGCATCCTGGCGGTACTGCTGACCGCTACGGCGGGCTATGCGTTTGCCCGGTTCAACTTTCCGGGGCGCTACACCATGCTGCTGGTGTTTATTTTCATTCAGATGTTCCCGGGATTCTTGGGCCTGGTTGCGACCTACATCCTGATTTCCAACCTGGGCCTCCTGAATACCTTTACCGGCCTGGTGCTGGCCTACTCGGGCGGCATTATCAGCTTTGGAACCTGGGTCTACAAGGGTTTTCTAGAAAGCATCTCCAAAAGCCTGGAGGAGGCCGCCCTGATTGACGGGGCCAGCAAGTGGCAGGTCTTTACCAAAATCCTGATGCCCCTTTCGGCGCCCATGTTCGTGTTTATCTTTTTGCTACAGTTTGTGGGCACTTACTCGGAGTTTATTGTGGCCAACCTGTTCCTCACCGGGGTGGAGTCCTGGACGGTGGGGATGGGGCTGCGCAACTTTACTACCGGGCAGTTCTCCACCCGCTGGGGGCTGTTCGCCGCGGCGGCGGTGCTGGGCTCGCTGCCCATTCTGCTGACCTTCTACGGGTTCCAGCGTTATTTCGTATCGGGATACACCGCAGGCTCGGTGAAGGAATGA
- a CDS encoding response regulator transcription factor gives MDQPLILIVEDEKDIARFIELELQAEGYRTEVAYDGITGLSRFRETNPNLVVMDLMLPVMDGLEVARRIRKTSNVPIVILTAKDRVEDKVEGLDAGADDYLVKPFSIEELLARIRAHLRRVTPAITGEIRVSDLIINLEGREVYRAGRRIEFSNKEFELLELLAKSPGKVFSRFEIEEKVWPGYQGGSNVVDVYIGYLRKKLEGTGERRLIHTVRGVGYVLRED, from the coding sequence ATGGATCAACCCTTAATCCTGATTGTCGAAGACGAGAAGGACATCGCCCGCTTTATCGAGCTCGAGCTCCAGGCCGAAGGCTACCGCACCGAGGTGGCTTATGACGGCATCACCGGGCTTTCACGTTTCCGCGAGACCAACCCCAACCTGGTGGTGATGGATCTGATGCTACCGGTGATGGACGGCCTCGAGGTGGCTCGGCGAATACGCAAAACCTCCAATGTGCCCATTGTGATTCTGACCGCCAAAGACCGGGTAGAGGACAAGGTCGAGGGGCTGGACGCCGGGGCCGACGACTACCTGGTCAAACCCTTTAGCATCGAAGAACTCCTGGCCCGCATCCGCGCCCACCTGCGCCGGGTGACCCCGGCCATCACCGGCGAGATTCGGGTCTCCGACCTGATTATTAACCTGGAGGGCCGTGAGGTCTATCGGGCCGGACGCCGCATCGAGTTCTCCAACAAGGAGTTTGAGTTGCTGGAGCTGCTGGCCAAGAGCCCCGGCAAGGTTTTTAGCCGCTTCGAGATTGAAGAAAAGGTCTGGCCGGGCTACCAGGGCGGCTCCAACGTGGTGGATGTCTACATCGGGTACCTGCGCAAGAAGCTCGAGGGCACCGGCGAACGCCGCCTGATTCACACCGTGCGCGGGGTGGGGTACGTGCTACGTGAGGATTGA